Proteins from one Syngnathoides biaculeatus isolate LvHL_M chromosome 8, ASM1980259v1, whole genome shotgun sequence genomic window:
- the limk1a gene encoding LIM domain kinase 1a isoform X4 — MVGDLFFWSFCCLRLWKRDKKVAGEQKYHPECFTCLNCRTFIGDGDTYALVERSKLYCGHCYYETIVTPVSLPDSPCSRIPHTVTLVSIPASADGTNGRRGRGFSVAIDQPPGRNEDRGPELGRTVRVSQVDADCISPDVKNSIHVGDRILEINGTPVHNVPLDEIDLLIQETSRLLQLTIEHDPHSRVEEGSSSAVGEQVDGPLALPVSGGPGPTLPITQPPIADISNLKSRLVTRSYSIDRSPGSSEAASPVSPRKDINRSESLRVVSNRTHRIFRPSDLIHGEVLGKGCFGQAIKVTHRETGEVMVMKELIRFDDETQRTFLKEVKVMRCLDHPNVLKFIGVLYKDKRLNFIAEYIKGGPLREVIKKMDSNYPWNQRVSFAKDIAAGMSYLHSMNIIHRDLNSHNCLVRENNTVVVADFGLARLMVDDKLEDKFPQGKLPGLKRPDRRKRYTVVGNPYWMAPEMIHGKSYDERVDIFSFGIMLCEIIGRVNADPDYLPRAVDFGLNVSGFLEHYCPPDCPVAFFPIAAACCDLDADKRPAFSKLEEWLENLKMHLEMGLPLVSEAEQLHKAFWESNGVPRPENGLHVHPEQPE, encoded by the exons TGGTCACTGCTACTACGAGACCATCGTCACGCCCGTGTCGCTGCCGGACTCGCCGTGCTCCCGCATCCCTCACACGGTCACGCTGGTGTCGATCCCCGCGTCCGCCGACGGTACCAACGGGCGCCGCGGGAGGGGCTTCTCCGTGGCCATCGACCAGCCGCCCGGCCGGAACGAGGACCGCGGCCCCGAGCTCGGACGCACAGTCAGGGTCTCTCA AGTGGATGCCGACTGCATCAGCCCAGATGTGAAAAATTCCATCCACGTGGGAGACCGCATCCTCGAAATCAACGGGACGCCCGTCCACAACGTTCCTTTGGACGAG ATCGACCTCCTCATTCAAGAGACGAGTCGGCTGCTCCAGCTCACCATCGAGCACGACCCCCACAGTCGGGTGGAAGAGGGGAGCTCTTCGGCGGTTGGAGAGCAGGTGGACGGCCCCCTGGCCCTCCCCGTGTCTGGGGGGCCCGGCCCCACCCTGCCCATCACGCAACCCCCCATCGCTGACATCAGCAACTTGAAATCGCGCCTCGTCAC GCGGAGCTACAGCATCGACAGGTCGCCGGGTTCCAGCGAAGCCGCGTCGCCCGTCTCGCCGAGGAAGGACATCAACCGCTCCGAGTCGCTTCGAGTGGTCTCCAACCGGACCCACCGCATCTTCCGCCCGTCGGACCTCATCCACGGGGAGGTGCTCGGGAAGGGCTGCTTCGGACAGGCCATCAAG GTGACCCACAGGGAAACGGGGGAGGTGATGGTCATGAAAGAGCTGATCCGCTTCGATGACGAGACGCAAAGAACCTTCCTGAAAGAG GTCAAGGTCATGCGTTGCTTGGATCACCCCAACGTGCTCAAGTTCATTGGCGTCCTCTACAAAGACAAGCGGCTCAACTTCATCGCAGAGTACATCAAGGGAGGCCCCTTGAGGGAAGTCATCAAGAAAATG GACAGCAACTACCCGTGGAACCAACGCGTCAGTTTTGCCAAGGACATCGCTGCCGGGATG TCGTATCTGCATTCCATGAACATCATCCACCGAGACCTGAACTCTCACAACTGTCTCGTCCGTGAG aacaaCACGGTGGTGGTGGCGGACTTCGGCCTGGCGCGGCTCATGGTGGACGACAAACTCGAGGACAAATTTCCGCAGGGCAAACTGCCGGGCCTGAAGAGGCCCGATCGCAGGAAGAGGTACACGGTGGTGGGGAACCCCTACTGGATGGCCCCCGAGATGATCCACG GAAAAAGTTACGACGAGAGGGTGGACATCTTTTCGTTCGGTATCATGCTATGCGAG ATCATCGGCAGGGTCAACGCCGACCCCGACTACCTCCCCAGGGCGGTGGACTTCGGGCTGAACGTGTCGGGCTTCCTGGAACACTACTGCCCCCCCGATTGTCCCGTCGCCTTCTTCCCCATCGCCGCCGCGTGCTGTGACCTTGACGCCGATAAACG CCCGGCTTTCTCCAAACTGGAGGAATGGTTGGAGAACCTGAAGATGCACCTGGAAATGGGTCTGCCGCTCGTGTCGGAGGCGGAGCAGCTGCATAAGGCCTTCTGGGAGAGCAACGGCGTCCCGCGGCCCGAGAACGGCCTGCACGTCCACCCGGAACAGCCGGAGTAA